A region from the Alnus glutinosa chromosome 5, dhAlnGlut1.1, whole genome shotgun sequence genome encodes:
- the LOC133867762 gene encoding transcription repressor MYB5-like isoform X2, translating into MGHHCCSKQKVKRGLWSPEEDEKLIKHITTYGHGSWSSVPKLAGLERCGKSCRLRWINYLRPDLKRGSFSAQEERIIIDVHRILGNKWAQIAKHLPGRTDNEVKNFWNSCVKKKLIAQGLDPNTHNLLPASHKTNKNHNNPKPTSVFSVHAQSKDVSMDMSIPFSTLLSIHPNDDTPTIIPIYENQNPNLLWTTQEQNPNTLMEYSTMGSSVPIISSSPSNTSGFGILEENCLWSSSGFQPIELNRQDEMLQPQQQEKKASEVETEKADILNMDASFGSSNFGFDFVESPLMACGMYYNTSPTDEFAWD; encoded by the exons ATGGGCCATCACTGCTGCAGCAAACAGAAAGTGAAGAGAGGGTTATGGTCACCTGAAGAAGATGAGAAGCTCATCAAACACATAACCACCTATGGCCACGGTTCATGGAGTTCAGTGCCAAAACTTGCAG GCTTGGAAAGGTGTGGAAAGAGTTGCAGATTAAGATGGATAAACTATTTGAGACCAGATCTCAAACGGGGTTCATTTTCTGCACAGGAAGAGAGAATCATCATTGATGTTCATAGGATTCTTGGCAACAAATGGGCTCAGATAGCCAAGCATTTGCCAGGTAGAACAGACAATGAGGTGAAGAACTTTTGGAACTCTTGCGTTAAGAAAAAGCTCATTGCACAAGGCTTAGATCCCAACACTCATAATCTCCTTCCAGCTTCtcacaaaactaacaaaaatcaCAACAATCCCAAACCCACTTCAGTTTTCTCTGTACATGCACAATCCAAAGATGTTTCCATGGACATGAGCATACCATTTTCAACATTACTTTCTATTCATCCGAATGATGATACTCCAACAATCATACCAATCTAtgaaaaccaaaaccctaatcTTCTCTGGACAACCCAAGAACAAAATCCAAACACTTTGATGGAGTACTCAACAATGGGAAGTAGCGTTCCAATTATCTCCTCTTCTCCCTCAAACACATCTGGGTTTGGGATTCTTGAAGAGAACTGCCTATGGAGTAGCAGTGGCTTCCAACCTATTGAGCTCAACAGACAGGATGAAATGTTGCAGCCACAGCAGCAAGAGAAGAAGGCCAGTGAGGTGGAAACGGAGAAGGCGGATATATTGAACATGGATGCTTCATTTGGGAGCTCTAACTTTGGTTTTGATTTCGTGGAGTCTCCATTGATGGCTTGTGGTATGTATTATAATACGAGTCCAACGGATGAATTTGCATGGGATTAA
- the LOC133867762 gene encoding MYB-like transcription factor 4 isoform X1 translates to MQDTRMGHHCCSKQKVKRGLWSPEEDEKLIKHITTYGHGSWSSVPKLAGLERCGKSCRLRWINYLRPDLKRGSFSAQEERIIIDVHRILGNKWAQIAKHLPGRTDNEVKNFWNSCVKKKLIAQGLDPNTHNLLPASHKTNKNHNNPKPTSVFSVHAQSKDVSMDMSIPFSTLLSIHPNDDTPTIIPIYENQNPNLLWTTQEQNPNTLMEYSTMGSSVPIISSSPSNTSGFGILEENCLWSSSGFQPIELNRQDEMLQPQQQEKKASEVETEKADILNMDASFGSSNFGFDFVESPLMACGMYYNTSPTDEFAWD, encoded by the exons ATGCAGGATACTAGGATGGGCCATCACTGCTGCAGCAAACAGAAAGTGAAGAGAGGGTTATGGTCACCTGAAGAAGATGAGAAGCTCATCAAACACATAACCACCTATGGCCACGGTTCATGGAGTTCAGTGCCAAAACTTGCAG GCTTGGAAAGGTGTGGAAAGAGTTGCAGATTAAGATGGATAAACTATTTGAGACCAGATCTCAAACGGGGTTCATTTTCTGCACAGGAAGAGAGAATCATCATTGATGTTCATAGGATTCTTGGCAACAAATGGGCTCAGATAGCCAAGCATTTGCCAGGTAGAACAGACAATGAGGTGAAGAACTTTTGGAACTCTTGCGTTAAGAAAAAGCTCATTGCACAAGGCTTAGATCCCAACACTCATAATCTCCTTCCAGCTTCtcacaaaactaacaaaaatcaCAACAATCCCAAACCCACTTCAGTTTTCTCTGTACATGCACAATCCAAAGATGTTTCCATGGACATGAGCATACCATTTTCAACATTACTTTCTATTCATCCGAATGATGATACTCCAACAATCATACCAATCTAtgaaaaccaaaaccctaatcTTCTCTGGACAACCCAAGAACAAAATCCAAACACTTTGATGGAGTACTCAACAATGGGAAGTAGCGTTCCAATTATCTCCTCTTCTCCCTCAAACACATCTGGGTTTGGGATTCTTGAAGAGAACTGCCTATGGAGTAGCAGTGGCTTCCAACCTATTGAGCTCAACAGACAGGATGAAATGTTGCAGCCACAGCAGCAAGAGAAGAAGGCCAGTGAGGTGGAAACGGAGAAGGCGGATATATTGAACATGGATGCTTCATTTGGGAGCTCTAACTTTGGTTTTGATTTCGTGGAGTCTCCATTGATGGCTTGTGGTATGTATTATAATACGAGTCCAACGGATGAATTTGCATGGGATTAA